Genomic DNA from Veillonella criceti:
CCTTATCATGTAAAAGTTTCATCTGCGCTCTAAATAAGTCTTCACGAATGACCGCATCATTATCTTCATCAGGCCCAATTTTGTGATACATAAGCACCGGAATTCCCTCTGGTACAGCTGTAGCCACCGTTTTAGTCACTGCTTCTGGTTGAGTGTTAGCCTCACTAACCGTTGCCTCTTTTGTTTCAGACATACAACCGGCTAATATCATCAATAGGCCCGCTAGCAAAGCAAAGACTACTATGAAACGTTTCATAAATTGCCTCCCATTTTATTCTATTGTTTTTAAAAATAGTTATACAACGTATATTATATCACAAACAATCAGACCATGCCTATTGACAGCTTTTCAAATCTCCCCCTATACTAGTACTGTAATTTGTATAATATATATAACCATATAGCATATAATAACTAGTTAATTAGCCACAAAGGGATTAACCTAACTGTTAGAAAGGACTTTGTATCATAGATGAAAAAGAAAATCGCTTTATTACAAATGGATGTAGCCGTGGGCGATGTGAATCGCAACTATAATCATGTAGAAGAATTAATAAACACAGCCGCCAAAGAACAACCGGACATTATGGTATTACCAGAAACATGGAACACAGGTTTCTATCCTACGAACCAACTACCAACAGAAGCGGACAAAGATGGCGAACGAACACAAACGATACTCAGCCAACTAGCTCATAAACACAATGTAAACATCGTAGGTGGTTCAGTAGCTACTTTACGGGAAGGCAAGGTATACAATACGTCCTATATTATCAATCGAGAAGGCCACATTATCTCGCAATATGATAAAATTCATAGTTTTACACCGGCTAAAGAGGATAAATTTTTCCAAGGTGGCGAACATACTCACCGTTTCTTCTTAGATGATATTCCTTGCTCCAGTGTAACTTGCTATGATATTCGTTTTCCTGAAATCATTCGCACCACCACTTTACAAGGTGTTGATTTATTCTTCGTACCTGCTCAGTGGCCAACTATGCGTCAACGCCACTGGGAAATTTTAAATACCGCTCGCGCCATCGAAAACCAAATGTTCCTCTGTGCCGTTAATGCCTGTGGCTATATTGGCAAGGTAAAATGTGCCGGCAATTCCTTATTGCTTGATCCTTGGGGCGACGAATTATTACACTTAGGTGATACAGAAGAAATCGCTATCGGCACCATTGATTTAAGTGTTACGGAAGAAATTCGCCGTAAAATCAATGTATTTAGAGATCGAAAACCAAATATGTATCATTTGGACTAAAATAATATAAACAGACTTATCAAAGCGTTCATTTTTACAGTGTAATCCAGTAAAAAATGAACGTTTTTTGTTAATTAGGTATAGTTTTTTCATATTTTAATTTCAAATCATTAGACAATATATGTTTTTAGGAGTAATATATAGTTGTTTATTTAATTAATCCTTATTACCACACAGAGGAGGCGTATGTGGTGTCAACAATACACGAAAAATTATCTATGACTACTCCAAAGAAAACTAATTCTACTAATATAAGTAATTTTACACGGCACCCAAAATTCAACTTAAAAAGAGGCTCTAAATCCGCCTTAGCACTGGCTGCGTTTCTAAACCCCATATTCCCATCGGCCCATATAGACGGCCCACCACAAGGTCAAACTTTATATAATTGTCTAGGCTGTAAAATCGCCCATTTGCGGAAAGAAAAAGGCTGGTATCAAAAAGATTTAGCTCAAGCAGCTGGTATTAGCACTAGTTACATTTCTCGCTTAGAACGTGGCTATCATATAGAAGGCGTTACTTTAGATATTTTACTAAGAATTACAGAAGTGTTTGATATTTCTCTAGGACAACTTTTTACTTATACAAAAGATGAAATTACCATTGCTCATTATCGGGAAGAACTCCATAAATATTGCTAAGAACTACTTCAAAAAATTTTATTTTTATGGATTGACAAGATTTTTACTTTCTTCTATAATAGTAAAGTACGTTACACAAAGTAATATATGGAGAGGTGTCCGAGCGGCTTAAGGAGCATGATTGGAAATCATGTGTGCGGTAATACCGTACCGAGGGTTCAAATCCCTCTCTCTCCGCCATAAAAAAAGCACATTCAAAAGCTATACCGCTTTCGAATGTGCTTTTTTTAATTTTATTTTCCTACTTTACAAGTGTGATTTCTTCATGCTATAATCAGCAAAGAAATTTTAATAGCGATATTATCTAGAGTGATGGAGGGACTGGCCCTATGAAATCCGGCAACCATTCGATGGTGCTAATTCCTGCGGCATATACCGAGAGATAACAAATGTAGCGATGACTCGGCAAGCCGAGGGCATCGTTTTTTTATTACTCACCGCGCTATACTACTTTTGTATGGGGATATAAAAGTAGTCCTAAATTTCTATTTGAGAGAGTTTATTTGAGACAAAAGGAGGGCTTCATCTATGAAGAAATTTTTATCTGTAGCTGCTACATTTGTATTAGGCAGCGCTCTACTACTAGCAGGTTGTGGCAATGATCAAGGCAATGCAGCAACTAGTTCTGACAAAAAGGTAACATTAACAGTAGGTGCTTCACCAGTTCCCCATGCTGAAATTCTAGAACAAGTGAAAGACAAATTAGCTAAGGAAGGTGTAGAGCTTAAAATCATTGAATTTAGCGACTATATTAAACCTAACTTAGCATTAAATGACAAAGAGTTGGACGCTAACTTCTATCAGCACGTTCCATATATGAAAAAATTTGAAGAAGAACATAATATGAAATTCGTTTCAGCTGGTACTGTTCATATTGAACCAATGGGAATTTATTCTAATAAAATCAAAGATAAAGATTTACAAAACGCTATTCCAAATGGTGCCAAAGTAGCAATTCCCAATGACCCTACTAATACAGGACGAGCATTACTCCTATTACAACAAGCAGGTCTAATCACCTTAAAAGAGCCTAACAATATTTATTCCACTAAAATTGATATTGCCGCTAATCCTAAAAATTTAGATATTATTGAATTAGAAGCAGCACAAACACCACGTAGCCTCGATGATGTAGATATTGCTGTTATCAACGCCAATTATGCACTAGGGGCTCAATTAAATCCCGTTAAAGATGCTTTATTCTTAGATGATAAAAACTCACCGTATGCCAACTTAATTGCAGTTCGTCCTGGTGATGAAAA
This window encodes:
- a CDS encoding MetQ/NlpA family ABC transporter substrate-binding protein is translated as MKKFLSVAATFVLGSALLLAGCGNDQGNAATSSDKKVTLTVGASPVPHAEILEQVKDKLAKEGVELKIIEFSDYIKPNLALNDKELDANFYQHVPYMKKFEEEHNMKFVSAGTVHIEPMGIYSNKIKDKDLQNAIPNGAKVAIPNDPTNTGRALLLLQQAGLITLKEPNNIYSTKIDIAANPKNLDIIELEAAQTPRSLDDVDIAVINANYALGAQLNPVKDALFLDDKNSPYANLIAVRPGDENRPEIQKLVKALQSPEIKKFIEDKYQGSILPAF
- a CDS encoding helix-turn-helix domain-containing protein; this encodes MSTIHEKLSMTTPKKTNSTNISNFTRHPKFNLKRGSKSALALAAFLNPIFPSAHIDGPPQGQTLYNCLGCKIAHLRKEKGWYQKDLAQAAGISTSYISRLERGYHIEGVTLDILLRITEVFDISLGQLFTYTKDEITIAHYREELHKYC
- a CDS encoding carbon-nitrogen family hydrolase; the protein is MKKKIALLQMDVAVGDVNRNYNHVEELINTAAKEQPDIMVLPETWNTGFYPTNQLPTEADKDGERTQTILSQLAHKHNVNIVGGSVATLREGKVYNTSYIINREGHIISQYDKIHSFTPAKEDKFFQGGEHTHRFFLDDIPCSSVTCYDIRFPEIIRTTTLQGVDLFFVPAQWPTMRQRHWEILNTARAIENQMFLCAVNACGYIGKVKCAGNSLLLDPWGDELLHLGDTEEIAIGTIDLSVTEEIRRKINVFRDRKPNMYHLD